The following coding sequences lie in one Candidatus Marinarcus aquaticus genomic window:
- the metG gene encoding methionine--tRNA ligase → MENACKNVYITTPIYYVNDVAHIGHAYTTIIADMLARYSRLTGANTFLLTGTDEHGQKIAQSAEARGKTPKEYADEVSGKFKALWDDFDISYDKFIRTTDEEHKTGVQKAFEKMYAKGDIYKGDYEGYYCVSCETFFTEKQLIDGEFCPDCGKPTHIVKEESFFFKLSKYEDALIKWYEENEDCILPRAKKNEIINFVKGGLKDLSISRTSFDWGVKLPESVNEPKHVMYVWLDALMNYITALGYGTTEENMHRWPASIHLVGKDILRFHSIYWPAFLMSLDLPLPKHIAAHGWWTRDGEKMSKSKGNVVNPKEVADAYGLDAFRYFMLREVPFGQDGDFSQKALMDRINSDLGNDLGNLLNRIMGMSGKYFDFKITSKDVAKYHQKELDEVNAILGNVEEYIYNMQLNRYLEEIWKVLTIANKAIGDYEPWAKMKEGKEDEAMALVALITNIVAKVALLLDSVMPEKIKEVAKCLGIAIDTTSYTNLIVNKNLVQSTTITKIEQLFPRIEEMLLQQAAPADVTQNQTELEAKEKKTQKEEKKDEDNLITIDKFFETSLKIGTIVEAEEVPKSKKLLKLQVDLGEGKNRQILAGIKEFYTAQELIGTQACVVANLKPAKLMGMLSEGMLLAAKDENGLNLIRPEKPKTIGTKIS, encoded by the coding sequence ATGGAAAATGCTTGCAAGAATGTCTATATAACTACTCCAATTTATTATGTGAATGATGTTGCTCATATTGGGCATGCGTATACAACCATCATTGCAGATATGTTAGCAAGATATTCAAGATTAACAGGTGCCAACACGTTTTTATTAACAGGAACGGATGAACACGGTCAAAAGATTGCTCAAAGTGCAGAAGCCAGAGGAAAAACTCCTAAAGAGTACGCAGATGAAGTCAGTGGGAAATTCAAAGCCCTGTGGGATGACTTTGATATCTCATATGATAAATTCATTCGAACAACAGATGAAGAGCATAAAACAGGTGTTCAAAAAGCGTTTGAAAAAATGTATGCCAAAGGGGATATCTATAAAGGAGATTACGAGGGATACTATTGCGTATCGTGTGAAACCTTCTTTACAGAAAAACAGCTCATTGATGGTGAATTCTGTCCTGATTGTGGAAAGCCTACTCATATTGTAAAAGAAGAGAGCTTTTTCTTTAAACTCTCAAAATATGAAGATGCTTTAATTAAATGGTATGAAGAGAATGAAGATTGTATTTTACCACGAGCTAAAAAAAATGAAATCATCAACTTTGTAAAAGGTGGACTTAAAGATTTATCCATCTCACGAACCTCTTTTGACTGGGGTGTAAAACTACCTGAATCGGTCAATGAACCAAAACATGTTATGTACGTGTGGTTGGATGCTTTGATGAACTATATCACTGCATTGGGATATGGAACAACAGAAGAGAACATGCACCGATGGCCTGCAAGCATTCATTTAGTAGGAAAAGATATTTTACGTTTCCACTCAATTTATTGGCCAGCGTTTTTAATGAGTTTGGATTTACCTTTGCCAAAACATATTGCAGCTCATGGTTGGTGGACACGAGATGGTGAAAAGATGTCAAAATCAAAAGGAAATGTCGTTAATCCAAAAGAAGTAGCAGATGCATATGGATTAGATGCATTTCGATACTTCATGTTAAGAGAGGTACCTTTTGGACAAGATGGAGACTTCTCACAAAAAGCTTTAATGGACAGAATCAACTCTGATTTAGGAAATGATTTAGGAAACCTTCTAAACAGAATCATGGGAATGAGTGGAAAATATTTTGATTTTAAAATCACATCAAAAGATGTGGCAAAATATCATCAAAAAGAGTTGGATGAAGTCAACGCCATTTTAGGTAATGTAGAAGAGTACATCTATAACATGCAACTCAACCGATACTTAGAAGAAATTTGGAAAGTGTTAACCATTGCGAACAAAGCCATTGGAGATTATGAACCTTGGGCAAAAATGAAAGAGGGTAAAGAGGATGAAGCAATGGCATTGGTAGCACTTATTACCAACATTGTTGCTAAAGTTGCTCTACTTTTAGATTCAGTCATGCCAGAAAAGATCAAAGAAGTAGCAAAATGTTTAGGTATTGCGATTGATACAACAAGTTATACCAACTTGATTGTCAATAAAAACTTAGTTCAATCAACAACCATCACAAAAATTGAACAACTCTTTCCACGAATTGAAGAGATGTTACTGCAACAAGCAGCACCAGCAGATGTAACGCAAAACCAAACAGAACTTGAAGCCAAAGAGAAAAAAACTCAAAAAGAAGAAAAAAAAGATGAAGACAACCTTATTACCATTGACAAGTTCTTTGAAACATCTTTAAAAATTGGAACGATTGTAGAGGCTGAAGAAGTACCTAAATCTAAAAAACTATTAAAGTTACAAGTTGATTTAGGTGAAGGGAAAAATCGACAAATCCTTGCAGGAATTAAAGAGTTCTATACTGCCCAAGAGTTAATAGGAACACAAGCATGTGTGGTTGCAAACCTAAAACCAGCTAAACTTATGGGAATGCTCAGTGAAGGAATGCTTCTAGCAGCCAAAGATGAAAATGGGTTAAACCTTATTCGACCTGAAAAACCAAAAACTATTGGTACAAAAATAAGCTAA
- a CDS encoding lytic transglycosylase domain-containing protein — MKSSLLSKLFMLTLLLSNLYSSQINLAWLQEQPKSFARDFYILQFLNQEITPTQAIEALELIHNMNYKLFFAYAKKLQHDETYAVVQCLQASTKELIQTNADCIAAGLSTYEMTTLTYIQKKELYEKLKEKYPQKAATLLILNSPLPFTKLIASHNEGFFDVFNQVGAAYIKHYFNYKLPKNRLEQLQIDTKFNQTIKIIVTNLELSNLQTSLLKEFKADILTSDSLFYLGINALRHNHNELAINYFKAASQKNYLRFEKDKINFWLYQTTKDKSYLETLNKSNDINIYTLFAKEQFKEVFTNIEYDIKQLDEKSSFDVTNPFLWQKIKNELTTNYDIKKYEHLFTQEYSKPNLAYIYEKYNKYQKHYFITPYESFLKEQSTQRKALIYALAKQESHLIASAISPSYALGVMQIMPFLAKHLSQKSKESFNIYAQLNPKISITYANEHLNYLEEHLSHPLFIAYAYNGGIGFTQQMLKTDIFDLDKKEYEPYLSMELVPVDESRKYGKKVLANYFIYYNHLNPKNKTVFSTLIQTIKKSHHK; from the coding sequence ATGAAAAGTTCTCTGCTTAGTAAGCTTTTCATGCTTACACTTTTGCTTTCAAACCTTTACAGTTCACAAATCAATCTGGCTTGGCTTCAAGAGCAACCCAAATCATTTGCCAGAGATTTTTATATCTTACAGTTTCTCAACCAAGAAATCACTCCTACACAAGCCATTGAAGCATTAGAGTTGATTCATAACATGAACTATAAGCTTTTCTTTGCTTATGCAAAAAAATTGCAACATGACGAGACTTATGCTGTAGTACAGTGTCTACAAGCGTCCACAAAAGAACTCATTCAAACGAATGCCGATTGTATTGCTGCTGGTCTGTCGACCTATGAAATGACTACTTTGACTTACATACAAAAAAAAGAGCTCTATGAAAAATTAAAAGAAAAATATCCCCAAAAAGCCGCCACACTGTTAATTTTAAATTCTCCACTTCCTTTTACAAAACTCATTGCAAGCCACAATGAAGGCTTTTTCGATGTTTTTAATCAAGTGGGTGCAGCCTATATAAAACACTATTTTAACTATAAACTTCCTAAAAACAGACTTGAACAGTTGCAAATAGATACAAAATTTAATCAAACCATTAAAATTATAGTAACCAACCTTGAGTTATCCAATTTGCAAACATCACTTTTAAAAGAGTTTAAAGCAGATATATTAACCTCCGATTCACTCTTTTATTTGGGCATCAATGCGTTAAGACACAACCACAATGAATTGGCAATCAATTATTTTAAAGCGGCATCACAAAAGAATTATTTACGATTTGAAAAAGACAAAATCAATTTTTGGCTCTATCAAACAACCAAAGATAAATCCTATCTTGAAACACTCAATAAGAGCAACGATATTAATATCTATACCCTCTTTGCAAAAGAGCAATTCAAAGAAGTCTTTACAAATATAGAGTATGATATTAAGCAACTTGATGAAAAAAGCAGTTTTGATGTCACCAATCCATTTTTATGGCAAAAAATAAAAAATGAACTGACAACAAATTATGATATTAAAAAATACGAACATCTCTTTACGCAAGAGTATTCAAAACCCAATTTGGCCTATATTTATGAAAAATACAATAAGTATCAGAAACACTATTTTATTACGCCATATGAAAGCTTCTTAAAAGAACAATCCACTCAACGCAAAGCGCTTATTTATGCATTAGCCAAACAGGAAAGCCACTTAATAGCAAGTGCCATTTCCCCTTCATATGCACTGGGAGTGATGCAAATCATGCCTTTTTTAGCCAAACATCTCTCGCAAAAAAGCAAAGAATCGTTCAACATCTACGCACAACTTAATCCTAAAATCAGTATCACATACGCCAATGAACATCTGAACTATTTAGAAGAACATCTCTCTCACCCACTTTTTATTGCCTATGCCTATAATGGAGGTATTGGGTTTACACAACAAATGCTTAAAACAGATATTTTTGATTTGGACAAAAAAGAGTATGAACCTTATTTAAGCATGGAGTTGGTTCCAGTTGATGAGAGCAGAAAATATGGGAAGAAAGTTTTAGCAAACTATTTTATCTACTATAACCATCTCAATCCCAAAAATAAAACGGTGTTTTCTACCTTAATTCAAACGATAAAGAAGTCTCACCATAAGTAG
- a CDS encoding YggT family protein produces MIDALISSVAVVVLGIIKLYYWVIIISAILSWVRPDPYNPIVQMLDRLTQPAYALVRRFIPTVVGGIDLAPLIIIFILIFLETFLARIFAGML; encoded by the coding sequence ATGATTGATGCACTTATAAGCTCAGTTGCTGTCGTTGTTCTGGGGATAATAAAACTCTATTACTGGGTTATTATTATCTCAGCCATATTAAGTTGGGTCAGACCAGATCCATATAATCCAATTGTACAGATGTTAGATCGATTAACACAACCTGCCTATGCACTGGTTCGACGATTTATTCCAACAGTGGTCGGTGGTATTGATTTAGCACCACTGATTATTATCTTTATTCTTATATTTTTAGAGACCTTTTTAGCCAGAATTTTTGCTGGTATGCTTTAA
- a CDS encoding M16 family metallopeptidase, with protein MSATIKHVTISGVEIPVIFEQENSLPTFNMQLVFKNSGYIQDKTKPGLANISAKLLNEGTKELGSVKFAQKLENRAISLSASNGFETFVIELASLKSEYTTGLKLLKDLLASPNYDKNVLDKIKTTQMGVLKRKENDYDYVAKNNLKKLIFKDTALENPSSGTIESIANIKVKDIKAFLDNALTLNNLIVVAGGEITFEELEKQIKKLLTNLPKGKNEELETISITSKAQVKEEIKETEQAYIYFASPFFMTSQDQHTYLAKVASFILGGSGFGSRLMEEIRVKRGLAYSAYGYISVNKSHTYFTGYLQTKLESAKEAQELVQELVNEFVKKGVTQKELDSAKKFLLGSEPLRTETLSQRLNRAFTYYYRGLGANFAELELKKIEKVELEELNNFIKSHQEIEQLSFSIVRK; from the coding sequence ATGAGTGCTACAATTAAGCATGTTACAATAAGTGGTGTTGAAATACCCGTTATTTTTGAGCAAGAGAACTCACTGCCGACATTTAATATGCAACTTGTATTTAAAAACTCAGGTTATATACAAGATAAAACAAAACCAGGACTTGCCAATATCAGTGCAAAACTTTTAAACGAAGGAACAAAAGAGCTAGGAAGCGTAAAGTTTGCCCAAAAGCTTGAAAACCGTGCAATTTCTTTAAGTGCATCCAATGGGTTTGAAACCTTTGTGATTGAATTAGCGAGCTTAAAAAGTGAATATACAACAGGCTTAAAACTTTTAAAAGATTTGTTGGCTTCACCTAATTATGATAAAAACGTTCTTGATAAAATTAAAACAACACAAATGGGTGTTTTGAAACGTAAAGAGAATGACTACGATTATGTTGCAAAAAATAACCTCAAAAAGCTTATTTTTAAAGATACAGCTCTTGAAAACCCTTCAAGTGGAACCATTGAGTCTATTGCAAATATTAAAGTCAAAGATATCAAAGCTTTTTTAGATAATGCATTGACGTTAAATAACTTAATTGTCGTTGCAGGCGGTGAGATTACGTTTGAAGAGTTAGAAAAACAAATCAAAAAACTTCTTACAAATCTTCCAAAAGGAAAAAATGAGGAACTTGAAACCATTTCAATCACAAGCAAAGCTCAAGTTAAAGAGGAGATCAAAGAGACAGAACAAGCCTATATCTATTTTGCCAGTCCATTCTTTATGACCTCACAAGACCAACACACCTATTTAGCAAAAGTGGCTTCATTTATCCTAGGTGGAAGTGGTTTTGGTAGCCGTCTTATGGAGGAGATTCGTGTGAAACGTGGTTTAGCTTATAGTGCATATGGGTATATCTCAGTGAATAAATCACACACCTACTTTACTGGTTATTTACAAACCAAACTAGAGAGTGCAAAAGAGGCTCAAGAACTCGTACAAGAGTTGGTCAATGAGTTTGTGAAAAAGGGAGTGACACAAAAAGAGTTAGATAGTGCAAAAAAATTCTTGCTTGGAAGCGAACCATTAAGAACTGAAACACTCAGTCAAAGACTGAACCGTGCATTTACCTACTATTATAGAGGTTTGGGTGCAAACTTTGCTGAACTTGAACTTAAAAAAATCGAAAAAGTGGAGCTTGAAGAACTCAATAACTTCATCAAATCACACCAAGAAATCGAACAACTCTCATTTTCGATTGTAAGGAAGTAG
- the gltX gene encoding glutamate--tRNA ligase, with amino-acid sequence MFRFAVSPTEPLSINSLRIALLNYIVAQQHKEELVLRIDDTDKELNIENCEKEIQELLTLFSIGHSRVIFQSENLKYHQKMAMQLLMQKKAFSCFCSQEKLDELKEEAQQKNTLYSYDGFCATLSDETVLNVNAPFTIRMQKPTENIEFSDSLQGSVNHTPDEIDAFIILKHDKTPTYNYACAVDDMLYDISTIIRSSKHLLNTTRQIHIQKALGYNKVIAYTHCADISCDIKEANSVKYLIDEGFLPAAIANYLVLLGSNAPKEIFTLEEALEWFDINSLSKENLTFDINKLKEINKQHIETMGNMRLSKIIGFADEDIGKLSKLYLNNCSTIKEIKAKMDAIFAPKKPIKKFKDEFPVLKEALEKAPYFENFDALLNYLKQETQFDLNDSTASLCYILTGNESGPSLDEVYPFIKNYLGEIVK; translated from the coding sequence GTGTTTAGATTTGCCGTAAGTCCAACTGAACCATTAAGTATCAACAGTCTTCGAATTGCTCTTTTAAACTATATTGTCGCTCAACAACACAAAGAAGAGTTGGTTCTTCGTATAGATGATACAGATAAAGAGCTCAACATTGAAAACTGTGAAAAAGAGATACAAGAACTTCTTACCCTTTTTTCAATTGGTCATTCACGTGTTATTTTTCAAAGTGAGAACTTAAAATATCATCAAAAAATGGCGATGCAACTTTTGATGCAAAAAAAAGCTTTTTCATGTTTTTGTTCACAAGAGAAACTCGATGAACTCAAAGAAGAAGCTCAACAAAAGAACACACTTTACTCATATGATGGTTTTTGTGCAACGCTAAGCGATGAAACGGTTTTAAATGTCAATGCTCCTTTTACAATCAGAATGCAAAAACCAACTGAAAATATTGAATTTTCAGACTCGCTTCAAGGGAGTGTAAACCATACACCTGATGAAATAGATGCCTTTATTATTTTGAAACATGATAAAACACCGACATATAATTATGCTTGTGCCGTTGATGATATGCTTTATGATATTTCAACCATTATTCGCTCTTCAAAGCACCTGCTGAACACAACTCGACAGATTCATATTCAAAAAGCATTAGGGTACAATAAAGTGATTGCTTATACACACTGCGCGGACATTAGTTGTGATATAAAAGAAGCCAACAGTGTCAAATACTTAATCGATGAAGGTTTTTTACCTGCAGCCATTGCAAACTATCTTGTGCTGTTAGGGAGCAATGCACCTAAAGAGATTTTTACACTGGAAGAAGCTCTTGAATGGTTTGATATTAATTCTTTATCCAAAGAGAATCTCACATTTGATATAAACAAATTAAAAGAGATCAATAAACAACATATTGAAACTATGGGAAATATGCGTCTGTCCAAAATCATTGGTTTTGCCGATGAAGATATAGGAAAACTTTCAAAACTCTATTTAAATAATTGCTCTACAATTAAAGAAATCAAGGCGAAAATGGATGCCATATTTGCACCTAAAAAACCAATTAAAAAATTTAAAGACGAGTTTCCTGTTTTAAAAGAGGCACTTGAAAAAGCACCCTACTTTGAGAACTTTGATGCCCTTTTAAACTATTTAAAACAAGAGACTCAATTTGACCTTAATGATTCAACAGCGTCACTTTGCTATATATTAACAGGAAATGAATCAGGACCTTCACTTGATGAAGTCTATCCTTTTATTAAAAACTATTTAGGAGAAATTGTAAAATGA
- a CDS encoding class 1 fructose-bisphosphatase encodes MIEIFEAIKQSAIEIKHLIETGDTGKSELENSTGDTQLKLDIQSDKIIESIFSKVPSIKQIVSEEQEAVVPLHQDGQYLIAYDPLDGSSLVDVNLSVGSIFGIYEDEFTGKNLIASVYVVFGPRVEMVVAQTDVKMYRLLNGEFKFIQNIKLNEKGKLNAPGSTQNCWAPYHKQLIDDIFNDGYRLRYSGGMVPDLHQILLKGGGLFSYPGTTDRPKGKLRQLFEVFPFAFVFEKAGGQAIDGFDRVLNIATTHIHDTSPCFFGSNEEINRVKEVYKANEK; translated from the coding sequence ATGATAGAGATTTTTGAAGCCATTAAACAAAGTGCCATAGAGATAAAACACCTCATTGAAACCGGAGATACGGGAAAGAGTGAGCTTGAAAACTCAACAGGTGATACTCAACTTAAACTGGATATTCAAAGCGATAAAATCATTGAATCCATTTTTTCAAAAGTTCCAAGTATCAAACAAATCGTATCTGAAGAGCAAGAAGCCGTTGTGCCTTTACACCAAGATGGTCAATACTTAATTGCATATGATCCATTAGATGGTTCATCACTTGTAGATGTGAATTTATCGGTGGGTTCAATCTTTGGAATTTATGAAGACGAATTTACTGGTAAAAATTTGATTGCTTCAGTTTATGTAGTGTTTGGACCAAGAGTAGAGATGGTTGTCGCACAAACAGACGTTAAAATGTATCGACTTTTAAATGGAGAGTTTAAATTCATCCAAAATATAAAACTGAATGAAAAAGGAAAACTCAATGCACCGGGTTCAACACAAAATTGTTGGGCACCCTACCATAAACAACTCATTGATGATATTTTCAATGATGGATATCGCTTACGATACTCTGGAGGAATGGTTCCAGACTTGCACCAAATTCTGTTAAAAGGAGGCGGACTTTTCTCTTATCCAGGGACAACAGATCGTCCTAAAGGGAAACTTCGACAACTCTTTGAGGTCTTTCCTTTTGCCTTTGTATTTGAAAAAGCAGGTGGACAAGCCATTGATGGCTTTGATCGTGTACTTAATATTGCTACAACGCACATTCATGATACATCACCTTGTTTTTTTGGTTCAAACGAAGAGATTAACCGAGTAAAAGAAGTCTATAAAGCCAATGAAAAATAG
- a CDS encoding peptidoglycan synthetase translates to MQISSLTDIIQGELLNSPAITSVYNIKSRAQKVSEGDLFFALCPEDIPTALKNGAFAIVVENDHKVLDNEVAWIKVDDLNKAIIRYIRYVLSQFELQAFYSNQISYEMLKLFKTSHHNHIKFISNNVSQNIKLLNILENHDTLFCMDQTLLDAIYPKNENFNDRNFVINNLIEHSLFETSFSYLNDFFSKLRISSLYLNEFLKVYYFFNKSVDLNRLKKFELFKPIFIDKYFNMTEYGRSDKFILVQEDESQLHKEIYYIKEKYKYAKTILISKEEMTIDGITNFVVQELDEIYKTLQYNSFNAAYIVGFQKKHVELLFSNNNSTQPLL, encoded by the coding sequence GTGCAAATTTCATCACTTACAGACATTATACAAGGAGAGTTGCTCAACTCTCCTGCCATCACTTCTGTTTACAACATCAAAAGTCGTGCTCAAAAAGTAAGTGAAGGAGATCTTTTTTTTGCACTTTGCCCTGAAGACATTCCAACGGCACTTAAAAATGGTGCTTTTGCAATAGTGGTAGAGAACGACCACAAAGTATTGGACAATGAAGTTGCATGGATAAAAGTGGATGATTTAAACAAAGCCATTATTCGATACATACGTTATGTTCTGAGTCAATTTGAACTACAAGCATTTTACAGTAATCAAATCAGTTATGAAATGCTCAAACTCTTTAAAACATCACACCATAATCATATCAAGTTTATTTCAAACAATGTTTCACAAAACATTAAACTTTTAAATATACTTGAAAATCATGACACTCTATTTTGTATGGACCAAACACTCTTAGATGCCATTTATCCTAAAAATGAAAATTTCAATGACAGAAACTTTGTGATTAATAACCTTATTGAACACTCACTGTTTGAGACATCATTCAGTTATCTGAATGACTTCTTTTCAAAATTAAGAATCTCAAGCCTTTATCTCAATGAATTTTTAAAGGTCTACTACTTTTTTAATAAAAGTGTAGATTTAAATCGACTCAAAAAATTTGAACTCTTTAAACCTATTTTTATTGATAAATATTTTAATATGACAGAGTATGGACGAAGTGATAAATTCATCTTAGTTCAAGAAGATGAATCACAACTGCATAAAGAGATATATTATATAAAAGAGAAGTATAAGTATGCAAAAACCATTCTTATTTCAAAAGAAGAAATGACCATTGATGGCATTACAAATTTTGTTGTACAAGAACTTGATGAGATTTATAAAACACTGCAATACAACAGTTTCAACGCAGCTTATATTGTAGGGTTTCAAAAAAAGCATGTAGAGTTGCTTTTTTCAAATAACAACTCCACACAACCGCTTCTTTAA
- a CDS encoding dehypoxanthine futalosine cyclase, with amino-acid sequence MIDLEKRLTKEEALDLIQNMPLLELGELAFEKKLQLHPTKTTTFVVDRNINYTNVCFVDCKFCAFYRHGRDDDAYILSYEEIDQKIEELLAIGGTQILMQGGVHPKLKIDFYEDLVEHIHTNFPQITLHSFSAIEIDYIAKVSKLTYNEVLTRLQAKGLSSIPGAGAEILSDRVRDIVAPKKLDAQKWLDVHEAAHKIDMKTTATMMFGTVETDEEIIEHWDKIRELQDRTGGFRAFIMWSFQSANTKLLQEIPDLKPQSSNRYLRLLAVARLFLDNFKNIQSSWVTQGSYIGQMALKFGANDLGSTMMEENVVAAAGATNCMNQDEMIQLIKDVGENPAKRNTAYEILERF; translated from the coding sequence ATGATTGATTTAGAGAAGAGATTGACGAAAGAGGAGGCACTTGATTTAATTCAAAATATGCCTCTTTTAGAACTGGGAGAGTTGGCATTTGAAAAAAAACTTCAACTGCATCCTACTAAAACCACTACTTTTGTGGTTGATAGAAACATAAACTATACCAATGTCTGTTTTGTAGATTGTAAATTCTGCGCTTTTTACAGACATGGACGAGACGATGATGCCTATATTTTATCCTATGAAGAAATTGATCAAAAAATTGAAGAGCTTTTAGCCATTGGTGGAACTCAAATTTTAATGCAAGGGGGTGTTCACCCTAAATTAAAAATTGATTTTTATGAAGATTTAGTTGAACACATTCATACAAATTTTCCACAAATCACACTGCACTCTTTTTCAGCTATTGAGATTGATTATATTGCAAAGGTTTCTAAACTTACTTATAATGAAGTTTTGACACGACTTCAAGCAAAAGGGTTAAGTTCTATTCCTGGAGCTGGAGCTGAAATATTAAGTGATCGAGTACGAGATATTGTCGCACCTAAAAAACTGGATGCTCAAAAGTGGTTGGATGTCCATGAAGCTGCTCACAAAATTGATATGAAAACAACTGCAACCATGATGTTTGGTACCGTTGAAACCGATGAAGAGATCATTGAACATTGGGATAAAATCAGAGAACTTCAAGACAGAACGGGTGGTTTTAGAGCCTTTATCATGTGGTCATTTCAAAGTGCCAACACCAAACTGCTTCAAGAAATACCCGATTTAAAACCACAATCTTCAAATCGATATCTCAGACTGCTTGCCGTTGCACGACTCTTTTTAGACAATTTTAAAAATATTCAAAGTTCATGGGTTACTCAAGGAAGTTATATTGGTCAAATGGCTCTTAAATTTGGTGCCAATGACTTAGGAAGTACCATGATGGAAGAGAATGTAGTAGCTGCTGCAGGAGCTACAAACTGCATGAATCAAGATGAAATGATACAACTCATCAAAGATGTGGGGGAAAACCCTGCTAAACGAAATACTGCCTACGAAATACTAGAAAGGTTTTAA
- the mobB gene encoding molybdopterin-guanine dinucleotide biosynthesis protein B gives MNKDVQTTYKQLAVAFSGPSNSGKTTLVVKVSNILQDRGYKVCIVKHDPKDKALFDKEGKDSHKFSQTGANVAVVSPTRTTLFKQSTSTIEELIELFKEFDYLLVEGLKTLPLPRVSVFRNSLDETYFEVTDAIACDESINKEDIPSTITQLDLNNPEEVIEWIENNAKRVK, from the coding sequence ATGAATAAAGATGTACAGACAACATACAAACAACTTGCCGTTGCTTTTAGTGGGCCTTCCAACAGTGGAAAAACAACTTTGGTTGTGAAAGTCTCCAATATTTTACAAGACAGAGGATATAAAGTCTGTATTGTGAAACACGACCCTAAAGATAAAGCACTCTTTGATAAAGAGGGAAAAGATTCACATAAATTCTCTCAAACAGGTGCCAATGTAGCTGTTGTCAGCCCTACACGAACCACACTGTTTAAACAATCCACATCCACCATTGAAGAGCTCATTGAACTGTTTAAAGAGTTTGATTATCTGCTGGTTGAAGGGTTAAAAACCTTGCCTCTTCCACGAGTCTCCGTTTTTAGAAACAGTTTAGATGAAACCTATTTTGAAGTCACTGATGCCATCGCTTGTGATGAAAGCATCAATAAAGAAGATATTCCATCAACGATTACTCAACTGGATTTAAACAATCCTGAAGAAGTGATTGAATGGATAGAAAACAATGCAAAGAGAGTAAAATGA